A segment of the Saccopteryx leptura isolate mSacLep1 chromosome 11, mSacLep1_pri_phased_curated, whole genome shotgun sequence genome:
TTTATAAGATTCCGCAAGGGTTGCTCTATGGTGCATGTTGGTATTTTGCAGGAATGTACGTGATGGTTACATTTACACCTTATTTACTGTTCCTTCAAGGGCACCTGGGTGTTTTATGTCTGTAGAAAGAGGGACTGGGCGTGCACAAATTCAGTGCAAACATGTGTACATTTCCCCATGTGGACATGTTGGCACACGGTCAGGAATcgatgtgtttatttttctttgtcactcCCTGAATGCAAGAGAATACAAGTACACAAGAGACCCCAGAGGAAGCAAGATCAGAGGCTGGTTCCTTTTTGCTGTTAAGGAGGCTGGAAGGAAAGGGTTCAGGACAGTGCTGTGGTCAGCCTAGGAGTGGCACTGTGGGAGAAGAGAACCTGTGTGTGTCCCAGGCCTGTACCCCAAGGAGCCCCAGCTTAGCACCCTGTCAGTTTCCTCCCTGCCTACCCAAATCTGGGGGGCACAGAGGaaagcccctctcccctccccccagactGGCCTCATTCTGGGCTCAGCAATGTGATGTGGAATTGTGGAAAGTAAAAGTTTCCAGAGAGATCCCGCACCCCCAACACTGTGCCGAGGTCACTGAAGGGCAGATGGTGGCAATGTGACATCTTTGCTGccttgagcctgtgctcaggttAGGGGTCAGTCCCTGGGGCAGGCTGTCTGGTCACTCTGTCCACTTTTGGCCCTCCTCCTCCCAACAGAAGCTGTTGAACAGTGCTGACTTTTTACAGCAGGGGAAAATCGGTTTCCCTTTTCCAGGATTCTTTGCCTTTGTCATTTCAGCACTCACCTGTTTCAAATGTCTCTTCCccagcctgcccccacccccatctttcCCACTGTCAAACTCTTCtgccaaaaacaaaaatagcttCAGACTTTTCATTCGTAAGGCGTCCACGTCCTAGTAAAACCTTGGCATTTGAGGCATGTGCAGTGCCATTGGCTGGAAACGGGGCCGCACTGTTGGGCCTGTTGCAGGAATTCATACCCAGGTCGGCTCCGGGAGGTGTTGGTGCCTGTCAGGGGCCCATGCTGCAGTGCGAGCCACCAAGAGGCCCTCCTGGAGCCAGGTCCTGCCTGCAGGGTTATATGGAGGTGACGGCTGGGGTGGCCATGGGCACAGTGTCCGGTGGGacacttttcttccccttcccaacCCTGACCCTGAACCCCtgccaccaacacacacacacgggtgggggagagaaagtaGCAATGGGGTAGCTGCTCTTTTTAGGGGGGCACTCTTTACCAGAGGAACAGGGCTTGAGCCTCTGGAGGTGGCCTGGCCCTTTCCTGTGCTTCTTTGGGGAGATTGTCCTGAATTAAAGCATGGGGTAACGGTCTGGCCTTGGGAGCAGAGGCTTTTATGCTAGAGGGCGGTTGTTTATCCTTCCCCAGCTTTCAATCACTCACCTGAAAGCAGTTTGCAAACTGCCCATGGGCCATGGGCGTGGAGAGGCTAAGGCCACGGTGCTCAGCGTGGCAGGGGAGGTTACCAGGCAGTGAGTCTGGGGAGGTTACCGGGCAGTGAGTCTGGGGAGGTTACCAGGCAGTGAGTCTGGGGAGGCAGCGAGGGCCTTGTCCTCCGTGTGCAGAGCCGTGTGTTTGGCCCCGGCAGCGTGCTGCAGGGTGCCTCCTAGCTCTGCAGTCTCACTCTTTGCCACTCAAATCCCCTACAGGCCCTGCTTCTCTGAGCTCCATTCTGGGGTAAAGCAGGGGTCTTTAAGGGTCAGAGAGGTCCAGGGCCCAGAATCTGGGAACCTGTCCCCTTCATCCTCCCGGGGCTCAGTGGGTGGACCTCAGCGTCCAAAGCCCTGAGTTCTGAGTCATGCGGGTGGTGTGCCCTGCTCTGGGTGGGCACCAGTCTCGCCAGAAATTCCCAGAACTGCCTTTGCTAAGCAGCAGCTCCAGCTAACTCCATGCTCACAGCAACAAACCCAGATGCTCCACTTCCTGCTTTGCATGGGCGACAGTTACGAAGAGGTCTCAGGAAGCCCTGAGCTGCCGCCGAGATGTCCTGGATCCAGGAAGATAAAGATGATTACAGCCGAAGGGCTGCTTGCCACTTGCTTCTCCAGTTCTCTGATTTTACAGGTGGGGATGGTGAGGCCCACAGGGTGATGGTGGCTTGCTTTCACGAGTTCACACAGCATTGAAACTGGGATGCAGGGCCTCCATGTTCTCGGCGGCCCAGGATGCAGCAAGGAGAGGCTCTGCGCCCCGCTCTCCTAGGGGGCAACATCGGATCTGGCTACACCTAAGTCCGGAAAGCCATTTGGCAGTGAGCTATTTGAAAATTGCCAAGTCCCGGACACAAAGTGGAATatagccactttgaaaaacactTTCTGGGTCTTGGTCTCCTTACCTGAATGAAACATGTGGGCCGAAATGTCCATGCCATAGAATTTTTGTGCGACTCAATTAAACGTTTGTTAGAAAAGTGCCTAAAACAGAGCGTTGTCAGTGCTCAGTGAATGTTAACTAACTCTGTACTGGAATTATCTGTGACCAAGTTTACACGGCGGGCTGGCTTCCCAAGCTTCCCTTACCCCTCAGATCATCTAGCTAAGTGTGGGCTGAGGACTCCACGCTCTCCTGGAAGCCGAGGGAAGCACAGGGGGCTCAAAGGGCACATTTCTGGAAGATACAACACACATGGGGCTTGTTCCCCAGTCTTCTAGCAGCGGCCTGTGGATTATCTGCTGCCGTGGATGAATGATCCCTGTTCTGTCCTCAGCCCCCATAACAAGGGCTCATTAGGCCTGTGCTGTTCTTCTGTCTCCCAGTGATGACATTAATAGGGAATGTTATTGTCATTCCTGTAGTCTTCCGTGGCATCGGAACCAAGGGTCCTCTCCTTCTGAGGGAGCCAAGGGACCTGTGAATATTCTCCTTAGTGTGCagactgggaaactgaggcagaggtcGGCTGCTGGAGAAAACGCAACCAAGGTCACAGTGAGTCAGAGGCATGTAAATTGGGTTCCTTTGATCCAGATCTTCCCCAGAGTTTACTTTCTGTTTGGAGGGATGAGGCCCACCTTTGAAGACCTCCGAAATGGCATTTGCAGGGCCTGGAGTAGGACTGACGGATGCAGACGGTCTGTGGAAGGGGGCTCGCGGTGCTGTGAGCACCCACTGGGTGCCACCCCGTGCTCCCTCCTGGGTTGTCCCGTGAAAATGGGGGTGTCACGGCCTTTGCCCTGAAGGAGCTTGGTGTGATGGGGGAGGCAGGGCAGCAGGCTGGCTGGACCCTTGGACTCACAGTGAGACTCTCTGGGTTCAAACCGTGCTGCCCACTTATCCCATTGGTTAGCACAGCTCCTCTCGCGTCGTCTTCCTCATCGGTGACATGGGGACAGCCGCGGTGTCTGCCGCTCAGGGTGTTGGTGGGATCAGATGAGATGGTCCACGTAAGCATGTGGAATCGTGCCCGGCACACAGCCGGGCCTCAGGAGACCCCATTGCCGTCTCCTGACAGGGAGACCTCAGGAGGTGGTTAGCACTGGGCTGCCTGGGCTGGGAGAGAGGCACGAGGTGGTCCACAGCAGTGCTGCCCTACAGTGACTGCTCAATTATTGTTAGCCATGATTATTATATTGAAAAAAGTGTTTAAGTTATTTTAAttgactgattttttattttttgtgagagagagagcgacacagggacagacagataggaagggagatgaaaagcatcaactcatagttgcagcactcttaattattcattgattgcttctcatacgtactttgactcgggggggggggttgtttcagccaagccagtgaccgtagggctcaagccagcgaccatggggttatgtctatggtcccacactcaagctggcaaccctgctctcaagcatgtgagcccatgctcaagccagcaacctcggggttttgaacctgggtcctcggaatcccaggttgacgctctatccactgtgccaccacctggtcaggcttgattgactttagagaaacagagagcaggagagagagagagagagaaacattgatttgttattccacttatttatgcattcattgcttgatttttgaatatgccctgactgggaatcgaacctgtaaccttggcatatcaggatgatgttctaaccaagtgagctccctggccagggttTGCCATGATTATTCATGAGACGTGCAGAAAGCATCTGTAATCCAGGCCGGAGGGTGATGGATACTAGAGAATAGGGGCCGACACGGTGCTGGGAGCCCAAACCACGAGAGGATTTCATGGTGGGAAGAGGCGGGGGCCTCACAACAAGGGTAAAGGCCAGGTAGGGCTCTAAAGGGAGGACTGCAAGGTAAGGATAGTATGATACCAAGAGAAGGCAGAGTGCCAGAGATGGGTGCCCACAAGGGCTGTGCATGAGCCGGCCTGTGGTCTTGTTGCTGGAGGCCAAACAGGGTGCATGGGACATGGGGCTGGAAAGGATCTAATCGTGGGAGTGCTGGGATGCTGGGCCCAGGAGTTTGGATTTGATTTTACAGGCTGTGGGGTAAAGTGCCAGCAGAAGCTTGCCTTAGGGACGTGACTCGGAGCAGAATGGGTTTCTGGGAAACAGGAGAAATGGgattgggggtggtggtgagagaCAAGCAGGCCAGGAGAGACAAGGAGAAGCCTGAGAAAATGGGGGCCTTAATGAGGGGAGGAAGCTGCTGTCTTCTTGTTTGGCAACTCGCTGGGTAGAGCAATGAGGAAGGCGGCTTAGGTGGCCGCACTGGGGTCAGGGGACCTGAGAGCGAAGGGTGAAGAGCTTCCTGCAGGTGGGGAGATCCAGGTGAAACCTGTCCAGCTTCAGAGGCATCCAGGTGGGAAAGGCCAGTGCACCTCGGGATGGGAGCAGGTAGAGATCTGAAATCCCAGAAGGGCTGGAGTCAGGAGAAGGGGTTTGACCGGGAGAGACGAAGCTTCAATCCCATTATAGGACTCATCTCTGCCTCGTTTCCTTAGCATCGAACCAGCTGCATTCCAAGGGCCCCAGTAACTGCGTCAGACTCGGTTCTAGGTGATCAATACAGGGTTCGTGAACACGAGTGCGTTAACCCCAAACAGCTTCCCGTTGCTGTTACGTGCGTTTCTGTGTCACCGCATGTCTAGCCGCAGATGGTGCACATTTGGGGATTGCAGAGTCATCTCACTATCATCTTTAAAAAGCCAGAACTGGGAAGGTAAATCTGCTTCCCAGAGCCAAATATAATGTGCCATGCCATTGTGTCCTCCATCCAGGCAAGTGACGGGGAGGTGTGTGCACAGTGTGGTTCAGAGAGCTGGGCGGGAACAGCCGAGGGCGGGGCCAGGTGAAAGGCTGGCATGGAAGGAGGAGTGTTATGTAACCCAAGGGAGCTAGGGATGGTGGGCAGATGGTCATGGGAGGCGAGGAATCTGGAGATGGCAGGGAGGGTGGATCGGCTTCCTCTGGGAGAGACAGTGCAGGGGAGGCAGGTGGGCCAGGAATCCCAGAGTCCCTGTACAAGGCGGGAAAGGGACCCAGCTGGCCGCCCAGCCTCTCCCACGTCTTTCTGTCACGGCTCTGAGGGTCGCGATTGGACCTTAGATTGTTGGGCATCCTAGAGAGGAGCACTCCGCTGGGGACAGCCTTCTCCATTGGACTTGGGGATAGAGCTGCACCAAGCCAAGCCCCGGGCCTACTGTAGTCACCTGACATCTCAGAGCGTTCCCCAGCTCCGGGCAGCCCGGCCTCCTCCTCCCCGGAGTGGAGTAGAAATATGTTTATACAACCTCCTTCAGCCACACCCCATTCCTGATtaccctgtggggggggggaggttaaagagtaaaataaaaattagcatgtTTATCCCACTTTGAAATTCATTTAATGAGAACTCATTTACCCCTCTTCCAATTTAAATTCTTAATAACACCATAACCTTTCAGAGGTGATTATTTCCCGTGTCTTCCCAGATCTTCCTGCTGAGGCGGCTTTTCCCTCCACGTGCTCCTGAGCCCTTCCGGCACCTGACAATGTGTCAGTCAGCGTCGCCGGGGTGATTCCGCGGGGCGCACTGCCCCCACGCTAGGTGCCTCCCCGACAGGGGAGGGCGGAGAAGAACCCAGTCCTCTCTCGTGGGTGGTGATTTCACTTTAATTAGTTTGCCTTCAAGATATTTGCTGTTTCTCTCCCCAGTGACCCTTCCCTGTGTCCCACCTCCCACCTAGAGGTCGATGATGGTGGACTCACCGGTtggttctctgctctctcctcctgtctcccAGGGGTCGCTGAactcggtccaagctggtgtgcaGAGCGTCTGCGCAGCCGCCGGCCCAAGAGCTGGAGTCACCATGGCGGCGGGAGtggcagcctggctgcctttcgCCCGGGCGGCGGCCATCGGGTGGATGCCGGTGGCCAACTGCCCCATGCCCCTGGCCCCGGCCGACAAGAACAAGCGGCAGGACGAGCTGATCGTGCTCAACGTGAGCGGGCGGAGGTTCCAGACCTGGCGGACCACGCTGGAGCGCTACCCGGACACGCTGCTGGGCAGCACGGAGAAGGAGTTCTTCTTCAACGAGGACACCAAGGAGTACTTCTTCGACCGGGACCCCGAGGTGTTCCGCTGCGTGCTCAACTTCTACCGCACCGGGAAGCTGCACTACCCGCGCTACGAGTGCATCTCGGCCTACGACGACGAGCTGGCCTTCTACGGCATCCTCCCCGAGATCATCGGGGACTGCTGCTACGAGGAGTACAAGGACCGCAAGCGCGAGAACGCCGAGCGGCTCATGGACGACAACGACTCGGAGAACAACCAGGAGTCCATGCCGTCGCTCAGCTTCCGCCAGACCATGTGGCGGGCCTTCGAGAACCCGCACACCAGCACGCTGGCCTTGGTCTTCTACTACGTGACTGGCTTCTTCATCGCCGTCTCGGTCATCACCAACGTGGTGGAGACGGTGCCGTGCGGCACGGTGCCCGGCAGCAAGGAGCTGCCGTGCGGCGAGCGCTACTCGGTGGCCTTCTTCTGCCTGGACACGGCCTGCGTCATGATCTTCACGGTGGAGTACCTCCTCCGGCTCTTCGCCGCGCCCAGCCGCTACCGCTTCATCCGCAGCGTGATGAGCATCATCGACGTGGTGGCCATCATGCCCTACTACATCGGCCTGGTCATGACCAACAACGAGGACGTGTCCGGCGCCTTCGTCACGCTGCGGGTCTTCCGCGTCTTCCGCATCTTCAAGTTCTCCCGGCACTCGCAGGGCCTGCGCATCCTGGGCTACACGCTCAAGAGCTGCGCCTCCGAGCTcggcttcctgctcttctccctcaCCATGGCCATCATCATCTTCGCC
Coding sequences within it:
- the KCND3 gene encoding potassium voltage-gated channel subfamily D member 3 isoform X1; amino-acid sequence: MAAGVAAWLPFARAAAIGWMPVANCPMPLAPADKNKRQDELIVLNVSGRRFQTWRTTLERYPDTLLGSTEKEFFFNEDTKEYFFDRDPEVFRCVLNFYRTGKLHYPRYECISAYDDELAFYGILPEIIGDCCYEEYKDRKRENAERLMDDNDSENNQESMPSLSFRQTMWRAFENPHTSTLALVFYYVTGFFIAVSVITNVVETVPCGTVPGSKELPCGERYSVAFFCLDTACVMIFTVEYLLRLFAAPSRYRFIRSVMSIIDVVAIMPYYIGLVMTNNEDVSGAFVTLRVFRVFRIFKFSRHSQGLRILGYTLKSCASELGFLLFSLTMAIIIFATVMFYAEKGSSASKFTSIPASFWYTIVTMTTLGYGDMVPKTIAGKIFGSICSLSGVLVIALPVPVIVSNFSRIYHQNQRADKRRAQKKARLARIRVAKTGSSNAYLHSKRNGLLNEALELMGTPEEEHMGKATSLIESQHHHLLHCLEKTTGLSYLVDDPLLSVRTSTIKNHEFIDEQMFEQNCMESSMQNYPSTRSPSLSSHPGLTTTCCSRRSKKTTHLPNSNLPATRLRSMQELSTIHIQGSEQPSLTTSRSSLNLKADDGLRPNCKASQITTAIISIPTPPALTPEGESRPPPASPGPNTNIPSIASNVVKVSAL
- the KCND3 gene encoding potassium voltage-gated channel subfamily D member 3 isoform X2, translated to MAAGVAAWLPFARAAAIGWMPVANCPMPLAPADKNKRQDELIVLNVSGRRFQTWRTTLERYPDTLLGSTEKEFFFNEDTKEYFFDRDPEVFRCVLNFYRTGKLHYPRYECISAYDDELAFYGILPEIIGDCCYEEYKDRKRENAERLMDDNDSENNQESMPSLSFRQTMWRAFENPHTSTLALVFYYVTGFFIAVSVITNVVETVPCGTVPGSKELPCGERYSVAFFCLDTACVMIFTVEYLLRLFAAPSRYRFIRSVMSIIDVVAIMPYYIGLVMTNNEDVSGAFVTLRVFRVFRIFKFSRHSQGLRILGYTLKSCASELGFLLFSLTMAIIIFATVMFYAEKGSSASKFTSIPASFWYTIVTMTTLGYGDMVPKTIAGKIFGSICSLSGVLVIALPVPVIVSNFSRIYHQNQRADKRRAQKKARLARIRVAKTGSSNAYLHSKRNGLLNEALELMGTPEEEHMGKATSLIESQHHHLLHCLEKTTNHEFIDEQMFEQNCMESSMQNYPSTRSPSLSSHPGLTTTCCSRRSKKTTHLPNSNLPATRLRSMQELSTIHIQGSEQPSLTTSRSSLNLKADDGLRPNCKASQITTAIISIPTPPALTPEGESRPPPASPGPNTNIPSIASNVVKVSAL